A genomic region of Gimesia chilikensis contains the following coding sequences:
- a CDS encoding menaquinone biosynthesis family protein, which produces MMTDEKVLIQVGHSPDPDDAFMFHALANDKIETGKYRFTHELQDIETLNQRAFNAELELTAVSLHGYAYLTDTYAICSCGASMGDKYGPMVVAREEWSIDDLRGKKIAIPGKLTTAFLALKLLLGDDFEYEEHPFDEILNLVEQGKFDAGLIIHEGQLTYANQGLKLVVDLGEWWFEETGLPLPLGANAIRKDLGQEMMEEVTAILKRSIEYGLEHRDEALDHALKYGRDLNRGSADKFVGMYVNDWTLDFGEKGREAVATLLNRGYEAGIIPNPVKLEFIG; this is translated from the coding sequence CCGGACGATGCCTTTATGTTCCATGCCCTGGCCAATGACAAAATCGAAACTGGTAAGTATCGATTCACTCACGAGTTACAGGATATTGAAACCCTTAACCAGCGTGCCTTCAACGCGGAACTGGAACTGACAGCCGTCAGTCTCCACGGCTACGCTTACCTGACCGACACCTACGCGATCTGCTCCTGTGGTGCCTCCATGGGCGATAAATACGGCCCCATGGTTGTGGCCCGCGAAGAGTGGAGCATCGACGATCTCCGCGGCAAAAAGATCGCCATCCCCGGCAAGCTGACCACCGCCTTCCTGGCCCTCAAGCTCCTGCTGGGCGATGATTTTGAATACGAAGAACACCCCTTCGATGAAATCCTGAACCTGGTCGAACAGGGCAAATTTGACGCCGGCCTGATCATTCACGAAGGCCAGTTGACCTACGCCAACCAGGGACTCAAACTGGTCGTTGACCTGGGTGAGTGGTGGTTTGAAGAAACCGGTCTCCCCCTGCCGCTGGGTGCCAACGCCATCCGCAAAGACCTCGGTCAGGAAATGATGGAAGAAGTCACTGCGATCCTCAAACGGAGCATTGAGTACGGCCTGGAACACCGCGACGAAGCCCTCGATCATGCCCTGAAATACGGTCGCGATCTGAACCGGGGCAGTGCCGACAAGTTCGTAGGCATGTACGTCAACGACTGGACCCTCGATTTCGGCGAAAAGGGACGCGAAGCAGTCGCGACTCTGCTCAACCGGGGTTACGAAGCCGGCATCATTCCGAATCCCGTCAAACTGGAATTCATCGGTTAA
- a CDS encoding SDR family oxidoreductase, protein MSESNSSGYLQTLFGLSGKTATVIGGTGVLGGAIADALAQAGAHVIIVGRNQENGNGRVNLIKDLGGSAEFFQADSTNRADLEALIAHLKSSDRTPDILVNGAGINAATPFLEITDEEWDNIFRVNLLSVKVACQVFGEAMLKQEIPGSIINIASMSAITPLSRVFTYSATKAAVLNLTQNLAREWAEQGVRVNALSPGFFPAEQNRKVLTPERVKSIMNHTPAQRFGDPEELAGAVLLMASGKAGSFITGTNIAVDGGFSCMTI, encoded by the coding sequence ATGAGTGAATCAAACTCATCCGGATATTTACAGACATTGTTCGGCCTGTCCGGCAAAACGGCGACCGTCATCGGCGGTACCGGAGTTCTGGGGGGCGCCATAGCAGACGCCCTGGCCCAGGCCGGCGCACATGTCATTATCGTGGGACGTAACCAGGAAAACGGCAACGGTCGCGTGAACCTGATCAAAGATCTGGGCGGCAGTGCCGAGTTCTTCCAGGCCGATTCCACGAACCGTGCCGATCTGGAAGCACTCATCGCGCACCTCAAATCCAGCGATCGGACCCCCGATATCCTGGTCAACGGTGCCGGTATCAACGCGGCGACCCCCTTCCTGGAAATCACTGACGAAGAGTGGGACAACATCTTCCGCGTCAACCTGCTCAGCGTGAAAGTCGCCTGTCAGGTCTTCGGCGAAGCCATGCTCAAGCAGGAAATCCCCGGCTCGATCATCAACATCGCGTCCATGAGTGCCATCACTCCGCTCTCACGCGTCTTCACTTATTCCGCCACGAAGGCCGCTGTGCTCAACCTGACACAGAATCTGGCCCGCGAATGGGCCGAACAGGGTGTACGGGTCAACGCACTCTCTCCCGGCTTCTTTCCTGCCGAACAGAACCGAAAAGTGCTGACACCCGAACGCGTAAAGAGTATTATGAATCATACACCCGCCCAGCGATTCGGCGATCCCGAGGAACTGGCAGGGGCGGTCCTGCTGATGGCCTCCGGTAAGGCGGGCAGCTTCATCACCGGCACCAACATCGCCGTGGATGGCGGTTTTTCCTGCATGACCATCTGA
- the nadB gene encoding L-aspartate oxidase: protein MDPIQIEPGQRYLARINPKRIPHIFTDVLIIGGGIAGCRAALEIDPRLETIIVNKGKVTQSNSAYAQGGIAGVLDPLDNITNHVQDTLAAGKDLCDPELVEYVCSEAPRHIQELIEFGADFDTQDGKIALTKEGGHSHRRVAHALGDATGKEIMRALVAAVQSRPNIQTWMKTPTLDLVTEDGQCRGAIIWNRYHGKSLVWAKQVILATGGAGCLFRETTNPPLATGDGHALAFRAGARLQDMEFMQFHPTVLYIAGGARYLVSEAVRGEGAYLRDCNGVRFMEEYHPDLELAHRDIVSRAITDRMLKTSHSCVYLDLRHIDKHLVKERFPNISKVCAGFGLDLSKDQIPVRPGAHYMIGGVKTDLQARTSVPHLWAAGEVTSTGLHGSNRLASNSLLEGMIFGSAAGKGASAAALSMPDQYSASLLPEWETEKRSDEDLNSKDLRNSLASLMWRDVGITRSADSLQNAQDKVDFWSRYVVDREFKALPGWELQNMLLVSQLMITSAIERRESRGVHYRSDFPETDPAFQKHISVISTS from the coding sequence TTGGATCCGATTCAGATTGAACCTGGTCAACGCTACCTCGCTCGTATCAATCCCAAGCGGATTCCGCACATCTTCACCGACGTCCTGATTATCGGCGGCGGGATCGCCGGCTGCCGCGCTGCACTGGAAATCGATCCCCGCCTTGAGACGATCATCGTCAACAAAGGCAAAGTCACCCAGTCCAACAGTGCCTATGCCCAGGGCGGAATTGCTGGTGTGCTCGATCCCCTGGACAACATTACCAACCACGTGCAGGATACGCTCGCCGCCGGTAAGGATCTTTGTGATCCCGAACTGGTGGAATACGTCTGCAGCGAAGCGCCCCGACACATTCAGGAATTGATCGAATTCGGGGCCGACTTCGATACACAGGATGGCAAAATCGCACTCACCAAAGAGGGGGGGCACAGCCATCGACGCGTCGCGCATGCTCTGGGCGATGCCACCGGAAAAGAAATCATGCGGGCCCTGGTCGCCGCCGTCCAGAGCCGTCCCAATATTCAGACCTGGATGAAAACCCCCACACTCGACCTGGTCACCGAAGACGGTCAGTGTCGCGGTGCCATCATCTGGAACCGTTACCACGGCAAGTCACTCGTCTGGGCCAAGCAGGTCATCCTCGCCACCGGTGGTGCGGGCTGTCTGTTCCGCGAAACGACGAATCCGCCGCTGGCGACCGGCGATGGACACGCCCTGGCCTTCCGCGCCGGTGCCCGCCTGCAGGACATGGAGTTCATGCAGTTCCACCCGACCGTACTCTATATCGCCGGGGGTGCCCGCTATCTGGTCTCCGAAGCCGTCCGGGGCGAAGGCGCCTACCTCCGGGACTGTAACGGCGTACGTTTCATGGAAGAGTACCACCCCGATCTGGAACTCGCGCACCGCGACATCGTCAGTCGGGCCATCACCGACCGCATGCTGAAGACCAGTCACTCCTGCGTCTACCTCGACCTGCGGCACATCGACAAGCATCTGGTCAAAGAACGCTTCCCCAACATCAGCAAGGTCTGTGCGGGTTTCGGCCTGGACCTGTCCAAAGATCAGATCCCGGTCCGCCCCGGAGCCCACTACATGATTGGCGGCGTCAAAACCGATCTGCAGGCGCGAACTTCAGTGCCTCACCTCTGGGCCGCAGGCGAAGTCACATCCACCGGTCTGCACGGCAGTAACCGACTCGCATCCAACAGCCTGCTCGAAGGTATGATCTTCGGTTCGGCAGCCGGCAAAGGCGCTTCCGCAGCAGCCCTCAGCATGCCCGATCAATACTCCGCATCGCTGCTGCCCGAATGGGAAACCGAAAAACGCTCGGACGAAGACCTCAACAGTAAGGACTTAAGGAACTCGCTGGCCAGCCTCATGTGGCGGGATGTCGGCATCACCCGCAGCGCAGACTCGCTGCAGAACGCACAGGACAAAGTCGATTTCTGGAGCCGCTATGTCGTCGATCGCGAATTCAAAGCACTCCCCGGCTGGGAACTGCAGAACATGCTGCTCGTCTCTCAACTGATGATTACCTCTGCCATTGAACGACGCGAAAGCCGCGGAGTACACTATCGAAGTGACTTCCCGGAAACAGATCCGGCTTTCCAGAAACATATTTCCGTGATCTCAACCAGCTGA
- a CDS encoding SDR family NAD(P)-dependent oxidoreductase, which produces MLPGIKLFDLTGRAAIITGGSKGLGSAMAEGLASAGANVLLTSRHAEEAAETAAQIEADYGTKAIGIAADVTDPEQVAAMTERAISEFGRIDILINNAGINIRGPIDELTLEEFEEVQKVNVTGPWLCVRSVVPHMKKAGYGRIINMASTLGLVGLSNRTPYTASKGAMVQMTRAMGLEFCEHGITCNAICPGPFLTPMNQPFAETEEIKKFIVGAVAMNRWAQMEEIQGAAIFLASNASSYMTGSMVTVDGGWTAR; this is translated from the coding sequence ATGCTGCCAGGCATCAAACTGTTTGATCTAACCGGACGCGCTGCCATCATCACCGGAGGTTCCAAAGGGCTCGGTTCCGCCATGGCCGAAGGACTCGCTTCAGCAGGTGCGAACGTTCTGTTGACCAGTCGGCATGCAGAAGAAGCAGCAGAAACCGCAGCTCAGATTGAAGCCGACTACGGCACCAAAGCGATCGGCATCGCAGCTGATGTCACCGATCCGGAACAGGTCGCCGCGATGACCGAACGGGCCATCTCGGAGTTCGGCAGGATCGACATTCTGATCAACAACGCAGGCATCAACATCCGTGGTCCCATCGATGAACTCACACTGGAAGAGTTCGAGGAAGTCCAGAAAGTGAATGTCACCGGTCCCTGGCTCTGTGTCCGGTCGGTCGTCCCTCATATGAAAAAAGCCGGCTACGGTCGCATCATCAACATGGCCAGCACACTCGGTCTGGTCGGGCTCTCCAACCGCACACCCTATACCGCCAGCAAAGGCGCCATGGTTCAGATGACGCGGGCCATGGGCCTGGAGTTCTGCGAGCATGGCATCACCTGTAACGCGATTTGCCCCGGCCCGTTTCTCACCCCCATGAATCAGCCGTTCGCCGAGACCGAAGAGATCAAGAAATTCATCGTCGGTGCCGTCGCCATGAACCGCTGGGCACAAATGGAAGAGATCCAGGGTGCAGCAATCTTTCTCGCCAGCAATGCATCCAGCTACATGACCGGCAGCATGGTCACCGTCGATGGCGGTTGGACCGCGCGTTAG
- a CDS encoding leucine-rich repeat domain-containing protein, giving the protein MSSPDDSPSIKQADTVRRTLFKRPLFVVLFLLATLMAYSLFLIVMFHERVAFFQKHGAHLETEFRNSRGELIRGGYENAPGKPFIPGPLLRYQRSIGGIHLTQSAQLSETEIDQLFQRLSNFPRLKWLTLEGFHINQPRARALARLTKLEDLALRFCTIDETCLTTLLGQNGLQHVSLANSKFDESELAVFHQQPAQKTLRSLSLSNCPVTDQTAKLIAGCNQLSFLELDGTRISDQGVKILARLPRLEVLILDHTEITDTGVAYLSGTPQLVELSLSNTGASDEMLESLQLEIPALRISDD; this is encoded by the coding sequence ATGAGTTCCCCGGATGACAGCCCGTCGATCAAGCAGGCCGACACAGTCAGACGGACTCTCTTCAAACGGCCCCTGTTCGTCGTTCTGTTCCTGCTGGCAACTCTGATGGCCTACTCGCTGTTTCTCATCGTCATGTTCCACGAGCGGGTCGCCTTCTTTCAGAAACATGGGGCCCACCTGGAAACCGAATTTCGTAATTCTCGAGGCGAATTGATCCGCGGTGGTTATGAAAACGCTCCTGGAAAACCGTTTATCCCGGGGCCATTGCTGCGTTATCAACGCTCCATCGGCGGAATCCACCTCACCCAGTCCGCGCAGCTCAGCGAAACAGAAATCGATCAGCTCTTTCAACGGCTCTCGAATTTTCCACGGCTCAAATGGTTAACGCTGGAAGGCTTTCACATTAATCAGCCACGAGCGCGCGCCCTGGCTCGATTAACGAAACTCGAAGATCTTGCCCTGCGGTTCTGTACGATAGACGAAACCTGTCTGACTACGCTGCTGGGACAGAATGGACTTCAGCACGTCAGCCTGGCCAACTCGAAATTTGATGAAAGCGAGCTCGCGGTCTTTCACCAACAGCCCGCCCAGAAAACGCTGCGCTCGCTCTCTCTGTCGAACTGCCCGGTCACAGATCAGACTGCAAAACTGATCGCTGGCTGCAACCAGCTCTCCTTCCTCGAACTGGACGGGACCCGCATCAGCGACCAGGGCGTTAAAATTCTTGCCCGGCTTCCCCGCCTCGAAGTCCTGATTCTGGACCATACCGAAATCACGGATACCGGCGTCGCCTATCTCTCTGGTACGCCTCAGCTTGTCGAGCTCAGTCTGAGCAACACCGGCGCTTCGGACGAAATGCTGGAATCGTTACAACTGGAAATACCCGCATTGCGGATCTCCGACGATTGA
- a CDS encoding hybrid sensor histidine kinase/response regulator — MIYRKSKVLIVDDSEVVRHILSKALTPEGYTIYSAVDGEDGWRKINELQPDIVLLDVEMPTRNGFDVLREVRENFKAEEIAVIMVTTQSDGKGIARAFEEGAFDYIPKPATESEIKARVRNAIRAIHLLREQKHLRQQAEAANQSKSAFLANMSHEIRTPMTAILGYTEILELEARTHQMPELFLDSLDTIRRNGGHLMELINDILDLSKIEAGKLDVESIACSPQTIVEEVMELVQVRAEAKGLKLETHFKFPLPAQIHSDPTRIRQILINLIGNAIKFTEVGTIRLETELLQAPYEEPQIQFTVVDQGIGMTEAQMTNLFRPFSQADSSTSRKYGGTGLGLTICKRLANILGGDISVQSELNHGSRFSATVRTGSLAEIELLHELLDTNVISTTVAADNKTASVEAEFPLRGKHVLLAEDGPDNQKLISFILKKAGAEVCLAENGEEAYQAAVQEMERGALFDVILMDMQMPILDGYSATRKVRDVGYTGPIISLTANAMEGDREKCLAVGCNNHITKPIDRRQLVAMISELSESSELCLS, encoded by the coding sequence ATGATCTATCGTAAATCCAAGGTATTGATTGTCGACGACTCGGAAGTCGTACGGCATATCCTCTCCAAAGCCCTGACGCCGGAAGGTTACACGATCTATTCGGCCGTCGATGGTGAGGATGGCTGGCGGAAAATCAACGAATTGCAGCCGGACATCGTGCTGCTCGATGTGGAAATGCCGACCCGGAACGGATTTGACGTCCTTCGCGAAGTCCGTGAAAACTTCAAGGCGGAAGAAATCGCGGTCATCATGGTCACGACACAGAGTGATGGCAAAGGAATTGCACGCGCCTTCGAAGAAGGTGCCTTCGACTACATCCCCAAACCGGCCACCGAATCGGAAATCAAAGCGCGGGTCCGCAACGCCATCCGTGCAATTCACCTCCTGCGTGAACAGAAACATCTCAGACAACAGGCCGAAGCCGCTAACCAGTCCAAGAGCGCCTTCCTGGCCAACATGAGCCATGAAATCCGTACTCCCATGACGGCCATTCTCGGCTACACCGAAATCCTGGAACTCGAAGCCCGCACACATCAGATGCCGGAACTGTTCCTCGATTCTCTGGATACCATCCGCCGCAACGGCGGTCACCTGATGGAACTCATCAACGACATTCTGGACCTCTCCAAAATTGAAGCAGGCAAACTCGATGTCGAATCCATCGCCTGCTCGCCACAGACCATCGTGGAAGAAGTCATGGAACTCGTGCAGGTCCGCGCCGAAGCCAAGGGGCTCAAGCTCGAAACGCACTTCAAGTTCCCCCTGCCCGCACAAATCCATTCCGACCCGACCCGCATCCGCCAGATTCTGATCAACCTCATTGGCAATGCGATTAAGTTCACGGAAGTCGGCACGATTCGCCTGGAAACGGAACTCCTGCAAGCACCTTACGAAGAGCCTCAAATCCAATTCACGGTCGTCGACCAGGGCATCGGCATGACGGAAGCTCAGATGACAAATCTGTTCCGTCCGTTCAGCCAGGCCGACTCATCCACGTCCCGCAAATACGGGGGAACCGGACTGGGACTGACCATCTGCAAACGACTGGCCAACATCCTCGGCGGTGACATTTCCGTACAGAGTGAACTCAACCATGGTTCCCGTTTCTCCGCAACCGTGCGGACCGGCAGTCTGGCTGAAATCGAACTGCTCCACGAACTTCTCGATACAAATGTGATTTCGACGACAGTTGCAGCAGACAATAAAACAGCGTCTGTGGAAGCAGAGTTTCCGCTGCGTGGTAAACATGTCCTGCTGGCAGAAGACGGTCCGGATAACCAGAAGCTGATCTCCTTTATCCTCAAGAAAGCGGGCGCTGAAGTCTGCCTGGCCGAAAATGGTGAAGAGGCTTACCAGGCCGCAGTCCAGGAGATGGAACGAGGCGCACTCTTCGATGTGATCCTCATGGACATGCAGATGCCGATTCTCGACGGCTACAGTGCCACACGCAAAGTCCGCGACGTTGGTTACACAGGCCCGATCATCTCACTCACCGCCAACGCGATGGAAGGCGACCGGGAAAAATGTCTGGCCGTCGGCTGTAACAATCACATCACGAAACCCATCGATCGTCGGCAACTCGTCGCGATGATTTCTGAACTCTCTGAATCTTCCGAGCTCTGTCTCTCCTGA
- a CDS encoding Gfo/Idh/MocA family protein, whose translation MTLLRGYLCVAVCLILCCCVTQVASAEETKPLKIGIIGLDTSHSSNFTKILNSAEPKFPEFKGCRVVAAYPRGSRDIKESVESVPQITEQVTAQGVKIVPSIEALLDEVDVVLLESNDGRVHLEQALPVLKAGKPLFVDKPVAGDLTDVIAIYEAAKQYKTPVFSSSSLRYTDGAKKINSGVVGEIIGCDAFSPCPMESTHPDFYWYGIHGVETLYTIMGPGCETVVRVNTPNTDLAVGTWKDGRIGTFRGRRKENNGYQGGYGGTVYGSKGIAPIGSFSGYEPLLVEVVKFFQTGKAPVSPAETMEIYTFMSAADQSKTNGGQPVALKDVYQQAHQAALKKLAALKD comes from the coding sequence ATGACGTTGTTACGTGGTTACCTGTGTGTGGCTGTCTGTCTGATCCTTTGTTGTTGTGTGACGCAGGTCGCATCTGCGGAGGAAACGAAACCGCTGAAGATCGGCATCATCGGCCTGGATACTTCGCATTCGAGTAACTTCACGAAAATATTGAATAGCGCGGAGCCGAAGTTTCCCGAGTTCAAAGGCTGTCGTGTGGTCGCCGCTTATCCGCGGGGGAGTCGCGATATCAAGGAGAGCGTGGAATCCGTTCCCCAGATCACTGAGCAGGTAACAGCGCAGGGGGTAAAGATTGTACCCAGTATTGAAGCGTTGCTGGATGAGGTCGATGTGGTGCTGCTGGAGAGTAACGATGGTCGCGTGCACCTCGAGCAGGCTCTACCCGTGCTCAAAGCGGGGAAGCCTCTGTTCGTCGATAAGCCGGTCGCCGGTGATCTGACGGATGTGATTGCCATATATGAAGCGGCGAAACAATACAAGACGCCGGTTTTCAGTTCCTCATCACTGAGATACACCGACGGTGCGAAGAAGATTAACAGCGGTGTGGTGGGGGAGATCATTGGCTGTGATGCCTTCAGCCCCTGTCCGATGGAAAGCACCCATCCCGATTTTTACTGGTATGGAATTCACGGCGTTGAAACGCTGTATACGATCATGGGGCCGGGTTGTGAAACAGTGGTCCGCGTCAATACGCCGAACACGGATCTGGCAGTGGGGACCTGGAAAGACGGTCGGATCGGCACCTTCCGCGGACGCCGAAAAGAGAACAATGGCTACCAGGGAGGTTATGGCGGAACGGTTTATGGGAGTAAGGGGATTGCCCCGATTGGCAGTTTCAGCGGATATGAACCGTTGCTGGTGGAAGTGGTGAAATTCTTCCAGACCGGCAAGGCTCCGGTGAGTCCGGCGGAGACGATGGAGATCTACACGTTCATGTCGGCTGCGGATCAGAGTAAAACCAACGGCGGTCAGCCGGTGGCGCTTAAGGACGTGTATCAACAGGCGCATCAGGCTGCGTTGAAGAAGCTGGCGGCGCTGAAGGACTAG
- a CDS encoding VOC family protein produces the protein MREFHHVGVITDDPQPGEIYVEETKVYVTNPNEHPYKIEYLRFEPDTPVSGPVRNQPHIAFKVPDIDKEIEGLHVLLGPFQAMENLKVVFVLIDGAVYEFMEFSEGTEFGELTS, from the coding sequence ATGCGAGAGTTTCATCATGTGGGTGTGATTACCGACGATCCACAGCCGGGCGAAATCTACGTGGAAGAGACAAAGGTGTATGTCACCAACCCGAATGAGCATCCTTATAAAATCGAATATCTCAGGTTCGAGCCCGATACGCCGGTCAGCGGACCGGTTCGTAATCAGCCGCACATCGCCTTTAAGGTGCCTGATATCGATAAAGAAATAGAAGGCTTGCACGTTCTGCTGGGGCCGTTCCAGGCGATGGAGAATCTGAAAGTAGTTTTTGTATTGATCGATGGTGCCGTCTATGAATTCATGGAGTTCTCAGAGGGTACCGAATTTGGAGAACTGACATCATGA
- a CDS encoding glycosyltransferase family 2 protein codes for MSLQPFTVIVPLYNEAAALPAAIVDLETILAETGPHELIVVDDGSTDGSSAALKALRETHPDLKLFHHETNQGYGAALKTGIRHSSHDWIVITDADGTYPNARIKDLLAYMDQYDMVVGSRTADDVEYSTLRKLPKFFLRHYASWIAGRNIPDLNSGLRVFRRNLAEKFLGLLPDGFSFTTTITLAHLTNQYTVHYEPIGYARRIGKSKIQPIRDTLRFLQLIIRLGVYFAPLKVFGPFAVIQLIAFSISICYDVFVLQNITDKSVMLLMFGMNTAFFALLADMIDKRCQK; via the coding sequence ATGTCACTGCAACCATTCACCGTCATCGTTCCCCTGTATAACGAAGCCGCAGCGCTGCCGGCGGCGATCGTCGACCTGGAAACCATCCTGGCCGAGACAGGACCGCACGAACTGATCGTAGTCGACGACGGTTCGACCGACGGTTCTTCTGCAGCCCTCAAGGCTCTCCGCGAAACACACCCCGATCTCAAGCTGTTCCACCATGAAACGAACCAGGGCTACGGGGCTGCGCTGAAAACAGGAATCCGCCATTCCAGCCATGACTGGATCGTGATTACCGACGCGGACGGCACCTACCCCAATGCACGGATCAAAGACCTGCTCGCCTACATGGATCAATACGACATGGTGGTCGGCTCCCGCACCGCAGATGACGTCGAGTATTCCACGCTGCGAAAACTGCCGAAATTCTTCCTCAGGCACTACGCTTCCTGGATCGCCGGCCGAAACATCCCCGACCTGAATTCCGGGCTCCGCGTCTTTCGTCGCAACCTCGCGGAAAAGTTCCTGGGACTGTTGCCGGACGGGTTCAGTTTTACCACAACGATTACACTCGCCCATCTCACGAACCAGTACACCGTGCATTACGAACCGATCGGATACGCCCGCCGCATCGGTAAATCCAAAATACAACCGATCCGCGACACCCTCCGGTTCCTGCAGCTGATCATCCGCCTGGGCGTCTATTTCGCCCCCCTCAAAGTCTTCGGCCCCTTTGCCGTCATTCAACTCATCGCCTTTTCGATTTCGATCTGTTACGACGTATTCGTCTTACAGAACATCACCGACAAATCGGTCATGCTGTTGATGTTCGGCATGAACACTGCGTTTTTCGCCCTGCTCGCAGATATGATCGATAAACGCTGCCAGAAGTAG
- a CDS encoding class I SAM-dependent methyltransferase: protein MNDQSPSDNQNRLPAGEQPTDHATRDRELFDRIAAEYCRKDLLPASRAARRHRLLQTLQAVPLSQNASVLEVGCGAGFAAQYLQDHIGDYCGVDYSTNLIDYAREFNGGPGIQFVAQNIQEFQPGRSFDLIIAIGLLHHLNNLDATLAALVKLLKPGGWLVANEPQPANPVISFARAIRKRIDANYSSDQRELSSAELQAACSRAGLTDIRLRPQGLFSTPFAEVPLSPQWLTTPCAKLACWTDGCLEHLPAWLLNRLTWNLIIAGQKPESTID from the coding sequence ATGAACGATCAAAGCCCGTCCGACAATCAGAATCGACTCCCCGCAGGAGAGCAGCCTACAGACCACGCCACGCGTGACCGGGAACTGTTCGACCGCATCGCTGCCGAGTATTGTCGTAAGGACCTGCTCCCCGCCTCGCGCGCTGCGCGGCGTCACCGCCTGTTGCAAACCCTGCAGGCCGTCCCCTTATCCCAAAACGCGTCAGTACTGGAAGTCGGCTGCGGAGCGGGCTTCGCCGCCCAATACCTGCAAGACCACATCGGCGACTACTGCGGCGTCGATTACTCCACAAACCTGATTGACTATGCCCGCGAGTTTAACGGAGGCCCGGGCATTCAATTCGTGGCACAGAACATTCAGGAGTTCCAGCCGGGACGGTCATTCGATCTGATTATTGCCATCGGCCTGCTGCACCACCTCAACAATCTCGACGCGACACTCGCAGCACTGGTCAAACTGTTGAAACCAGGAGGCTGGCTCGTCGCCAATGAACCGCAGCCTGCCAACCCGGTGATCTCCTTCGCCCGCGCGATCCGCAAACGCATTGACGCGAACTACTCCTCCGATCAACGGGAACTCTCGTCAGCCGAACTTCAGGCTGCCTGCAGTCGCGCCGGTCTCACAGACATCCGCCTGCGCCCCCAGGGACTGTTTTCAACCCCCTTCGCCGAAGTTCCTCTCTCTCCACAGTGGCTCACCACACCCTGTGCGAAACTGGCCTGCTGGACCGACGGCTGCCTGGAGCACCTGCCCGCCTGGCTCTTGAACCGACTGACCTGGAATCTGATCATCGCCGGCCAGAAACCTGAGTCCACCATTGATTGA